The following proteins are co-located in the Cyprinus carpio isolate SPL01 chromosome B19, ASM1834038v1, whole genome shotgun sequence genome:
- the LOC109098454 gene encoding histone acetyltransferase KAT2B-like, translating into MSESAGIPQGSPAVGAAGSAAAAPGVGGTECSGAAVGSARIAVKKAQLRSSPRPKKLEKLGVYSSCKAEGACKCNGWKSQNPPPTPPPPTPPRAEQPIAVNLMEPCRSCSHALGDHVTHLENVSEEEMNRLLGIVLDVEYLYTCVHKEEDPDTKQVYFSLFKLLRKCILQMGRPVVEALESPPFEKPSIEQGVNNFVQYKFSHLPSKERQTIVELAKMFLNQINYWQLETPSQRRQRAPDDDVAGYKVNYTRWLCYCNVPQSCDSLPRYEATQIFGRTFLRSVFTVMRKQLLEQARQEKDKLPPEKRTLILTHFPKFLSMLEEEVYSHNSPIWSEDFMVPLSGGQIPTVISAPPVTRPLYYSSSPAPVELVGGGSVSPARKTASALEPNSGGEKRKSSEPLSHEDSKRPRVVGDIPMELINEVMSTITDPTAMLGPETSLLSAHSARDEAARLEERRGVIEFHVIGNSLNQKPNKKILMWLVGLQNVFSHQLPRMPKEYITRLVFDPKHKTLSLIKDGRVIGGICFRMFPTQGFTEIVFCAVTSNEQVKGYGTHLMNHLKEYHIKHEILNFLTYADEYAIGYFKKQGFSKDIKVPKSKYVGYIKDYEGATLMGCELNPSIPYTEFSVIIKKQKEIIKKLIERKQAQIRKVYPGLSCFKEGVRQIAIESIPGIRETGWKPLGKSKELKDPDQLYSTLKNILQQVKSHQNAWPFMEPVKKNEAPGYYQVIRFPMDLKTMSERLKSRYYTTRKLFMADMQRIFTNCREYNPPESEYYKCANLLEKFFYTKIKEAGLIEKLSS; encoded by the exons ATGTCGGAGAGCGCGGGGATTCCTCAGGGCTCCCCGGCGGTAGGTGCAGCGGGCTCGGCTGCGGCTGCGCCAGGGGTCGGTGGAACCGAGTGTTCGGGCGCTGCTGTCGGTTCTGCACGGATCGCCGTCAAGAAGGCGCAGCTCCGCTCCTCCCCGCGTCCGAAGAAACTGGAGAAACTCGGTGTATATTCCTCGTGCAAG GCTGAAGGAGCTTGTAAGTGTAATGGCTGGAAGAGTCAAAACCCACCTCCAACTCCGCCCCCTCCAACCCCGCCCAGGGCTGAGCAGCCAATTGCAGTTAACTTAATGGAGCCCTGCAGAAGCTGCAGCCACGCCCTCG GTGACCATGTGACACATCTGGAGAATGTGTCAGAGGAGGAGATGAACAGACTGCTTGGAATTGTGCTGGATGTGGAGTACTTGTACACATGTGTCCATAAAGAAGAGGATCCTGACACTAAACAAGTTTACTTTTCTCTCTTCAAA TTGCTACGGAAATGCATCCTGCAGATGGGAAGGCCTGTGGTAGAAGCTCTGGAAAGCCCACCTTTTGAAAAACCAAGCATTGAACAG GGTGTGAACAACTTTGTGCAGTACAAGTTTAGCCACCTACCGTCAAAAGAGAGGCAAACCATTGTGGAGCTTGCAAAGATGTTCCTCAACCAGATCAACTACTGGCAGCTAGAGACGCCCTCACAAAGAAGGCAAAGAGCACCTGATGATGATGTGGCTGGTTATAAAGTCAATTACACCAG GTGGCTGTGTTACTGTAATGTGCCCCAGTCCTGTGACAGTCTCCCTCGGTATGAGGCCACACAGATTTTCGGCCGCACTTTCCTGCGCTCTGTGTTCACTGTAATGAGGAAACAGCTGCTGGAACAGGCCCGGCAGGAGAAAGACAAACTACCACCTGAGAAACGCACACTCATTCTTACACATTTCCCCAA gtTTTTGTCTATGCTGGAAGAAGAGGTTTATAGTCATAATTCGCCCATCTGGAGTGAGGACTTCATGGTTCCTTTATCAGGTGGACAGATTCCCACAG TGATCAGTGCTCCACCTGTGACCCGCCCCCTGTACTACAGCAGTAGTCCCGCCCCAGTGGAGCTGGTTGGAGGAGGCAGTGTAAGCCCAGCCAGGAAAACAGCATCCGCTTTGGAGCCCAATTCAG GTGGAGAGAAGCGAAAGTCTTCTGAGCCGTTGTCTCACGAGGACAGCAAACGACCCCGTGTGGTTGGTGACATTCCTATGGAATTAATTAATGAAGTCATGTCTACAATTACAGACCCTACTGCCATGCTGGGACCAGAG ACCAGTCTTCTCTCCGCTCATTCTGCACGTGATGAAGCCGCTCGATTAGAGGAGAGGCGTGGCGTCATCGAGTTCCACGTCATTGGAAACTCCCTCAACCAGAAGCCCAATAAGAAGATCCTCATGTGGCTTGTTGGTCTGCAGAACGTCTTCTCACACCAGCTGCCCCGCATGCCTAAAGAATACATCACACGCCTCGTCTTTGACCC GAAACACAAGACTCTGTCTCTGATTAAAGATGGCCGTGTTATTGGGGGAATCTGTTTCCGGATGTTTCCAACTCAGGGCTTCACTGAGATTGTGTTCTGTGCTGTCACCTCCAATGAACAAGTCAA AGGTTATGGGACTCACCTCATGAACCATCTGAAGGAGTATCACATCAAGCACGAAATTCTCAACTTTCTCACCTACGCTGATGAATACGCCATTGGCTACTTCAAAAAACAG GGATTCTCTAAAGACATTAAAGTGCCGAAGTCAAAGTACGTGGGCTATATTAAAGATTACGAGGGGGCCACACTCATGGGCTGTGAACTGAACCCCAGCATCCCTTACACTGAGTTCTCTGTCATCATCAAGAAACagaaagag ATCATTAAGAAGCTTATAGAGCGCAAGCAAGCACAGATTCGGAAAGTCTACCCTGGCCTGTCCTGTTTCAAGGAGGGAGTTCGTCAGATTGCCATTGAGAGCATTCCAGGAATCC GTGAGACAGGCTGGAAGCCTTTAGGGAAGAG CAAAGAGCTGAAGGATCCAGACCAGTTGTACAGCACCTTAAAGAACATCTTGCAGCAGGTCAAG TCACATCAGAATGCATGGCCATTCATGGAGCCTGTAAAGAAGAACGAGGCCCCTGGTTATTATCAAGTCATCCGCTTCCCTATGG ACTTGAAGACAATGAGCGAGCGTCTAAAGAGTCGTTACTATACCACGCGGAAGCTGTTCATGGCTGACATGCAGAGGATCTTCACTAACTGCAGAGAGTACAACCCTCCTGAAAGCGAGTACTATAAATGTGCCAACCTACTAGAGAAATTCTTCTACACCAAGATCAAAGAGGCGGGCCTCATCGAAAAGTTATCCAGCTAG
- the LOC109066327 gene encoding activity-dependent neuroprotector homeobox protein 2-like, producing MYQFPVRGLEKIRRTRRKVKNILGEFGLEECLNLGQELQEFYPGDNVFDATDWPSLSDGFDGRWKKKWEYRTRGLCCTLCEFSTRSWHAYKTHVQRYHDEEERLCKLSACTSCPFIAHPRVVSRHLRLFHVEDTKLETPTVPQLPSRAVNGTTFQCRRCHIQDTLLYSVKKHVLLYHYTSTLNKYAGQRSERELVALGDRSQKFYCKKCYVSAETSEHLLYHLLTSEKHKELDVHIRALIFETDSTKQYPALAPKTQSTPAVLMMKDQPAATSTLATGGIKGPENGGSAVIAGPGSSQAFLPTQASALVQLASAEAKGLLRPGVPLAFQNTQITRPAVPPAPSGIPPNQVSVRVGLPSQSQLQPVSRQIFLPPGVRLNVPAVRPPAPQSLAANPRLPVNQPASGGTMITSQSLLSHLVPTGNKVDGLPTYTLAPLQVLSVQGNNSQGVSKPPMPASQNNLPVQQNKPNTPKQTKKWITCPICNELFPSDIYESHPEVHKEAAKMPKVGLAARAPFLKKMPDKTVKCLTCKILISEKGVFEHLLHGMNCLFCSGLFYSIKQLVDHIQMEHNVNRKSNCDFMRREYRLYTDDSGNLLFPYFDIRTTAPKLIMGEKELNLALVTSSLDLIFVKMLPNNPLAIGNLSTPCNMPTPNPDSTECPFCSEKLLNKESYQLHLKEKHFIVPTLHAVLKTPSYRCLYCGGVYTGKTTTKAIIVHLAKCRSAPKSLKDSDKLNLGLAVTPRANRAVVSYPAHPKQITGPTPTPVQASVPATQPPETEAEMQSKLRLEIAFKEAMEANRKEREERLARKRKLERDRLAGLIVPSPEVVIDPSVQLALDPTGMELSTFEERREFVNKYFNTQPYPHKKEIVALSSRLLLNKTDIACQISTKRTRCLKNIQKTKAVVLLGFNMAELMKLKHNLYIPEIEPEKLTTVTDTEMEDLQE from the exons ATGTACCAGTTTCCAGTCAGAGGATTGGAGAAGATCCGCAGAACAAGACGAAAAGTGAAAAACATTCTTGGAGAATTTGGACTTGAAGAATGTCTTAATTTGGGCCAG GAACTCCAGGAATTTTACCCAGGAGACAATGTTTTTGATGCCACAGACTGGCCCAGTTTATCTGATGGGTTTGATGGACGGTGGAAAAAGAAG TGGGAATATCGGACACGAGGTTTGTGCTGCACCTTATGCGAGTTCTCTACAAGATCCTGGCATGCCTACAAAACCCATGTTCAGCGCTACCATGATGAAGAAGAGCGTCTGTGCAAGCTTTCAGCATGTACTTCTTGCCCATTTATAGCCCACCCCAGAGTGGTCTCCAGGCACCTCAGATTGTTCCACGTTGAGGACACAAAGCTAGAAACTCCGACTGTCCCGCAGCTGCCTTCAAGGGCTGTGAACGGCACCACGTTTCAGTGCCGAAGATGCCATATACAAGATACTCTTTTGTATAGTGTGAAAAAGCATGTTCTTCTTTATCACTACACTTCCACGTTGAATAAATATGCCGGGCAGAGATCGGAGCGGGAACTTGTGGCCCTAGGAGACAGGTCTCAGAAATTCTACTGCAAAAAGTGTTACGTATCAGCTGAGACATCCGAACACTTGCTGTATCATCTTCTGACCTCAGAAAAGCACAAGGAACTGGATGTTCATATTAGAGCTCTAATTTTTGAAACAGATAGTACGAAACAGTACCCTGCTCTAGCACCAAAAACACAAAGCACTCCCGCTGTCTTGATGATGAAAGATCAGCCAGCGGCGACTTCTACACTGGCCACTGGTGGAATTAAAGGACCGGAAAATGGTGGTTCTGCAGTCATTGCTGGCCCAGGAAGCAGCCAGGCATTTCTCCCAACTCAAGCTTCTGCTCTGGTTCAGCTTGCAAGCGCTGAGGCTAAGGGTTTACTTAGGCCTGGAGTCCCACTGGCTTTTCAGAATACCCAAATTACCAGACCTGCCGTGCCTCCTGCTCCTAGCGGCATTCCTCCCAACCAGGTGTCTGTCAGAGTAGGTCTACCTAGTCAGTCACAGCTGCAACCCGTTTCCCGCCAAATTTTCTTACCGCCAGGTGTTCGCCTTAATGTACCTGCTGTTAGGCCACCCGCTCCTCAGTCCCTCGCTGCTAATCCAAGATTGCCCGTAAATCAACCCGCTTCTGGAGGCACCATGATAACCTCTCAATCACTTCTGAGCCATTTGGTCCCCACTGGCAACAAAGTCGACGGCTTGCCCACCTACACTCTTGCACCTTTGCAGGTCCTATCAGTCCAAGGAAATAACTCCCAAGGAGTCAGCAAACCACCCATGCCGGCATCCCAGAACAACCTACCTGTTCAGCAAAACAAACCAAATACCCCCAAGCAAACCAAGAAGTGGATCACATGTCCTATTTGTAATGAACTCTTCCCATCTGATATCTACGAGTCCCATCCAGAAGTTCACAAAGAGGCAGCTAAAATGCCCAAGGTTGGTCTAGCCGCTCGTGCTCCATTTTTGAAGAAGATGCCAGACAAGACGGTGAAATGCCTGACATGCAAGATCTTGATTTCAGAAAAGGGAGTTTTTGAACACCTGCTTCATGGCATGAACTGCTTGTTCTGTTCGGGGCTCTTCTACTCCATCAAGCAGCTTGTCGACCACATCCAGATGGAACATAATGTGAACCGAAAGAGCAACTGTGACTTCATGAGGCGTGAATACCGACTCTATACTGATGATTCGGGGAATCTGCTTTTCCCTTACTTCGACATCAGGACCACTGCTCCTAAACTAATTATGGGTGAGAAGGAGCTCAATCTCGCGTTGGTCACAAGCTCCCTCGATCTGATTTTTGTGAAGATGTTGCCCAACAATCCTCTGGCTATTGGCAACCTGTCCACACCATGCAACATGCCCACACCCAATCCTGACAGCACTGAGTGCCCCTTCTGCTCGGAGAAGCTTCTGAACAAGGAAAGCTATCAACTGCACCTCAAAGAGAAGCATTTCATTGTGCCCACTCTGCATGCTGTACTTAAAACCCCATCGTACCGATGCCTCTACTGTGGTGGTGTGTACACTGGGAAAACCACCACCAAGGCCATCATTGTCCACTTGGCTAAATGTCGCAGTGCACCGAAGAGTCTCAAGGATAGTGATAAACTGAATTTAGGATTAGCTGTTACTCCCAGAGCAAACCGAGCAGTTGTATCATACCCAGCTCATCCAAAACAAATCACTGGTCCAACCCCGACTCCAGTTCAAGCCTCTGTTCCTGCCACACAGCCACCAGAAACAGAAGCAGAGATGCAGAGCAAGTTGCGTCTGGAAATAGCCTTCAAGGAAGCAATGGAGGCGAACAGGAAAGAGCGGGAGGAACGGTTGGCAAGGAAGAGGAAACTCGAGCGAGACAGGCTGGCTGGTCTGATTGTCCCCTCGCCTGAAGTAGTAATCGATCCTTCTGTACAATTAGCATTGGATCCTACCGGAATGGAGTTGTCCACCTTTGAAGAACGTCGTGAGTTTGTCAATAAGTACTTTAATACACAGCCTTACCCGCACAAGAAGGAGATCGTTGCCCTGAGTAGCCGCTTGCTGCTTAACAAAACTGACATTGCTTGCCAGATTAGCACAAAGCGTACTAGATGTCTGAAGAACATTCAGAAAACTAAGGCTGTGGTGCTTTTAGGCTTCAATATGGCAGAGCTGATGAAATTAAAGCATAATCTCTACATCCCAGAGATCGAGCCGGAGAAGTTGACCACCGTGACAGACACTGAGATGGAGGATCTCCAAGAGTAG
- the LOC109066325 gene encoding nuclear transport factor 2-like, giving the protein MAEKPMWEQIGSGFVQHYYQQFDTDRVKLSDLYTDASCLTWEGEGFQGKNAIMTKLSSLPFQSIQHSITAQDHHPTPDSCVMSMVMGQLKADQDQVMGFQQVFLLKNVDNKWVCTNDMFRLALHNFGA; this is encoded by the exons ATGGCAGAAAAACCGATGTGGGAGCAAATCGGCAGTGGATTCGTGCAACACTATTATCAGCAGTTTGATACAGACCGCGTGAAGCTCTCCGACCTGTAT ACTGACGCTTCCTGTTTGACATGGGAAGGAGAGGGATTTCAAGGGAAAAATGCAATCATGACCAAATTAAGT AGCCTTCCCTTTCAGAGCATTCAGCACAGCATCACCGCTCAGGACCACCACCCCACTCCAGACAGCTGTGTCATGAGTATGGTCATGGGCCAGCTCAAa gCTGATCAGGACCAAGTTATGGGCTTTCAGCAAGTCTTCTTGCTGAAGAATGTAGATAACAAATGGGTCTGTACCAATGACATGTTCCGATTAGCTCTCCATAACTTTGGAGCATAG
- the rab5aa gene encoding ras-related protein Rab-5A, with translation MANRGGATRPNGSNAGNKICQFKLVLLGESAVGKSSLVLRFVKGQFHEFQESTIGAAFLTQTVCLDDTTVKFEIWDTAGQERYHSLAPMYYRGAQAAIVVYDITNEESFARAKNWVKELQRQASPNIVIALSGNKADLANKRAVDFQDAQSYADDNSLLFMETSAKTSMNVNEIFMAIAKRLPKNEPQAAGASSGRSRGVDLTETAQPTKAPCCSN, from the exons ATGGCCAATAGGGGAGGAGCAACACGCCCCAACGGGTCCAACGCGGGCAATAAGATCTGCCAGTTTAAACTGGTCTTGTTAGGAGAATCGGCTGTGGGAAAATCCAGCCTCGTACTGCGCTTCGTCAAAGGGCAGTTTCATGAGTTTCAGGAAAGCACAATAGGAG CGGCCTTTCTTACACAGACGGTGTGCTTGGATGACACAACGGTAAAGTTTGAGATTTGGGACACAGCCGGACAGGAGCGCTACCACAGTTTGGCCCCCATGTACTATAGAGGTGCCCAGGCTGCCATTGTAGTTTATGACATCACCAATGAG GAGTCGTTTGCAAGAGCAAAGAACTGGGTTAAGGAGCTTCAGAGGCAGGCCAGTCCAAATATTGTCATCGCACTGTCTGGGAACAAGGCTGACCTTGCCAACAAGAGAGCTGTGGACTTCCAG GATGCTCAATCTTATGCAGACGACAACAGTTTGTTGTTCATGGAGACGTCAGCAAAGACTTCCATGAATGTCAATGAGATCTTCATGGCCATTG CGAAAAGGTTGCCTAAGAATGAGCCCCAAGCCGCCGGAGCCAGCAGTGGGCGGAGTAGGGGCGTGGACCTCACAGAGACAGCCCAACCCACTAAGGCCCCCTGCTGCAGCAACTAA
- the LOC109066324 gene encoding peptide-N(4)-(N-acetyl-beta-glucosaminyl)asparagine amidase, with translation MSGSQGVAALSENPTEVFLDVSKLLITYADNILRNPNEDKYRSIRIGNPTFSTKLLPVKGAVECLFEMGFEEAETHLVFPKSASVERLRQVRETIAAERDQRLGATKAASSQQSARVPSSPPPPALPSASAAVPTPAPAALPFTSSSVTFLKTLQSNFQHVLIYESPELQQKALNCTPHELLRSRAEERLKQAKDVEPACNLGEEDMLVLELLQWFKGDFFSWVDNLPCSRCGGATQPSGSLPPSDDELRWDAGRVENHYCHTCQLSTRFPRYNHPEKLLETRRGRCGEWANCFTLLCRALGLEARYIWDSTDHVWTEVYSQSQRRWLHCDPCENTCDKPLLYEVGWGKKLAYILAFSKDQVVDVTWRYSCKHPEVLSRRTQIQETWLLHKLNGLNATRQQSLGAERKQQLLQRLLVELVEFISPKTPTSGELGGRISGSLAWRVARGESGASDTKGDGQECVFIPSESEKQNKLFHICYNVSKNCYFRLSNGQETIPGWQRGAWRTENMFRKEENDWQMVYLARTEGSSFGRISWKLNCAPVGMKIKSASVRAFSQTFHSGSVRWSFRSAETTVEFPGDGELHSSSSLSGGKELIVEAELTGGEGEVSWQHAQLFRQSLKDTEKVLFEILVEMEES, from the exons ATGTCTGGGTCTCAAGGAGTCGCGGCTTTGAGTGAAAATCCTACAGAAGTGTTTTTGGATGTTTCTAAATTGCTCATTACCTACGCGGACAATATTCTTAG aaacccaAATGAAGATAAATACAGATCAATCCGTATCGGAAATCCAACATTCTCCACCAAGCTTCTACCTGTGAAAGGAGCCGTTGAGTGTCTCTTTGAGATGGGATTTGAGGAG GCTGAAACCCACCTGGTGTTTCCAAAGTCTGCGTCTGTGGAGAGACTGAGGCAGGTGCGGGAGACAATTGCAGCTGAAAGGGACCAGAGACTTGGTGCCACTAAAGCTGCATCCAGCCAACAGAGTGCTAGAGTTCCTTCAAGTCCTCCTCCACCAGCACTGCCCTCCGCTTCTGCCGCCGTCCCTACACCTGCACCAGCTGCTCTGCCATTCACC TCGAGCAGCGTGACATTTCTTAAGACTCTGCAGTCAAACTTCCAGCACGTGTTGATATACGAGAGCCCTGAGTTGCAGCAGAAGGCTCTGAACTGCACACCTCATGAACTGCTCAGATCCAGAGCTGAAGAACGCTTGAAACAAGCCAAGGATGTGGAACCAG CATGTAATCTAGGTGAGGAAGACATGTTAGTTCTAGAGCTGTTGCAGTGGTTCAAAGGGGACTTCTTTTCTTGGGTGGACAATCTTCCATGTAGCCGATGTGGAGGTGCAACCCAGCCTTCCGGGTCCCTCCCCCCCTCAGATGATGAACTACGCTGGGATGCAGGCCGTGTAGAAAACCACTATTGTCACACCTGCCAGCTCTCTACTAGATTCCCAAG GTACAATCACCCAGAGAAGCTTCTGGAGACCAGAAGAGGGCGTTGTGGGGAATGGGCCAACTGTTTCACGCTGCTCTGCCGAGCTTTGGGCCTTGAGGCCAGATACATCTGGGACAGCACAG ATCACGTGTGGACGGAGGTGTATTCTCAGTCGCAGCGTCGCTGGCTACACTGTGACCCTTGTGAAAACACCTGCGATAAACCCCTCCTGTATGAAGTCGGCTGGGGGAAGAAACTCGCCTACATCCTGGCATTCTCTAAGGACCAGGTTGTGGATGTGACATGGAGGTACTCCTGTAAACACCCGGAGGTCCTTTCCAGACGCACACAGATTCAGGAGACATGGCTGCTGCATAAGCTTAACGGTCTCAACGCTACG AGGCAGCAGTCTCTAGGAGCAGAGAGGAAGCAGCAGCTGTTGCAAAGACTGCTGGTGGAGCTGGTAGAGTTCATTTCTCCAAAGACTCCTACATCTGGAGAGCTGGGAGGTCGCATCTCAGGATCTCTGGCTTGGAGGGTGGCTCGAGGGGAGTCTGGGGCAAGTGACACTAAAGGG GATGGACAGGAATGTGTCTTCATTCCTTCAGAATCTGAAAAGCAAAACAAGTTGTTCCACATTTGCTATAATGTGTCCAAAAACTGTTACTTCAGACTGAGCAATGGCCAAGAGACTATCCCAGGATGGCAGAGAGGTGCTTGGAGGACAGAAAATATGTTCAGGAAAGAAGAGAATGACTGGCAGATG GTGTATTTGGCACGAACAGAGGGCTCTTCCTTTGGGAGGATAAGCTGGAAATTGAACTGCGCTCCAGTAGGAATGAAGATTAAGTCCGCTTCGGTCCGAGCCTTCAGCCAGACCTTCCATTCAGGCAGCGTGCGTTGGAGTTTCCGCTCCGCCGAGACCACCGTAGAGTTCCCTGGAG ATGGTGAACTGCACTCCTCTTCAAGTCTGTCCGGAGgcaaagagctgattgtggagGCGGAGCTCACAGGAGGAGAGGGTGAGGTGTCATGGCAACACGCTCAGCTCTTCAGACAGAGTTTAAAAGACACGGAGaaagttttatttgaaatcttGGTTGAAATGGAAGAGTCTTGA